The Candidatus Sericytochromatia bacterium genome includes the window CAGCTCCGGCTTGGAACCGGCTTCCAGGCCGTACTGATAGGCGCCGCCGTAACGCACGATTTCTTCCACCACGTGGCGCTGCTGGCAGACCTTGACCGGGAACACGCCGCGGTACTCGTTGGGGTAACTGTATTCCGCGATGGCGCCGCGGAAGGCCTCGTTCAGGCGTCGGATGCGGTCCGCCAGGATGTCGCTGAAGCGAATCAGCAGGGGCATGTTGAGTCCCCGCCGCTGGATGTCGCAGACGAGGTCGTACAGGTCGAGCGCGTAGCGTCCTTCGCCGGACGGGTCGACCGACACGCGCCCGGCCTCATTCAGCTTGAAGTAAGGATCGCCCCAGTCCAGGATGTGGTACAGCTGTTCGCTGTCGCGAACGGTCCAGTCCTGGTTGCCGGTTTTGAGATCGTCGACGGTCACGGGGTAGCCCTCTCGCTCGGGCGCACCGCACGGGTGCGAACCACCATTGTAACAGGAATCACCGGGAATGCTGGCGGCTGCAGGGCGTTCAGCGGGCGAGCAGGCCCCCGGGGCCCGCGGCCCCGTTCAGCCAGGACGTGCGGACCTGCAGCCAGTGCTGGATGCGCGGCGCCAGCAGTTGCCAGGCGCCTGTGAAGACGCTGTCCGGCAGCCCCATGGCCCGTTTGGTGCGGGCATCGCGGTCGAGCGGGTGCCGGTCGCGTTCCAGCCCGAACACCCGGTTGAAGCCGAGTTCGGGCAGGAAGACCAGCGCCGAACTGGGAATCGGCCAGTCCGAGCCGTGGAGGATGCGGTCGATGTAGCGGCTGGCCGCGAAGCGGCGAATCTGGCTGCGGCGCACCAGCGAGGCGAAGGCCGAGGTGTCGCCATAGGCGTGCGGGTAACGTTCCAGCAGCTGGATAAATTCGGCGCTGTAATCGTGCCCTGGAAACAGCCACGAGCCGGTGCCGCAGTGGCTGAACACCACCGGAATGCCGCGCTGGAGCAAGGTTTCGTAGAGCAATGGGTTGCCCAGCCGCTGGACCATGCCGGGAAAGGTGTGCTCGCAGCCGGAGTGGGCGATGACGGGCAGGCCCAGCTCTTTCAAGGCGTCGTAAAAGCGGGCGTGGGCGGCGGCCGTCGGGTCGAATTTTTGCAGCGGGCCCAGCCATTTCAGGGCCACTGCATCCGGCCCCCAGCGCTGCAGTTCGGTCAGCGCGTCCTTGCGTTGCGGGTTGACGGAGATGACGGGCAGCAGCCGGGGCGATCGCCGGCAGACCTGAAAGGTCCAGGCGTTGGGCACGAACAGGTGGCTTTGCGCCAGGTCCAGTTCGCCGCCGCCGGTGTAGACCCCGTCTAGGGCGAAGGCGGCCACGTAATCGATTTCCTCGGAACTCTCGGCAAAGGCCACCAGGCGGGCCGCAAAGTGTTCCGTGGCGCCCAGCGCATCGCGCGTGTCGACGCCGATCACCCGTTCCAGCGCCTTGAACGCCAGCGAGCGCGCCATGCGCGGCGAGATGTGGCAGCCGGGGGCCCCGCCGCCCAGCCCGGCCAGGTGCACGTGCAAATCGATGCGGGGAATGCGGGCGCTGGGTTCGCTCACAGGCGAAACTCCACCCGGGTCTCGCGCGCCGGTTGGGCCTCGCCGCGCCCGGCGCGTTCCCGCGCGGCACGGATCCACAGATTGGCCGTGTCGGCCGGGCAGGAGACGAAGCGGGTCTCGCCGCGCCGCAGCACCTCGCCCTGGTTGACCAGCACGCCCATATCCTGTTGAAGCACGATCTGGCCCACCCAGGGCATGAACGGCTTGAGCAGCGGTGTCAGCCAGCCCAGTCTCCACGTCAGGTAAACGTAGACCTTGGTTTCATGCGCGTTGACAGGCGTGCAGAGCTGGAAGCCGATGACCGACTTGCGCGGGCCGAAGTGGTAGGCCACCTGCACCGTGGCGGGCAGGTAGAAGCGGTCCTGGTGGCGGACGGTCTCACCGCGCGGCACCAGCAGGCGCCCCAGCAAGCTGTCGGTTTGCTGGTCCTCGTCGATCTCGATCACCACGCCGTCCGGCACGGCCCGCACCACCGTGCGCGCGCCGTGGCTGGCGGGCGTGCGGAACAGCCCCCCGTGCACGTAACCAGTGTGCGGGCAGTCGATGAAGTTCTCGATGACGTTTTCGACCGCGTTGGGGATGCTGGTCTGCAGGCGCGCATGGGCCCAGCCGGCCTCGCCGCGATGCGGAAAGGCGAAGGGCATCACCCCTTCGGGCGGCGGCTCGCCGGGCTGCGCGCCCAGGTAGACCCAGATGTAACCATCCTGTTCGCGGGTGGGGTAGGCGGGCGTCCGGGCCGCCGCCGGGATCGCCTCCCCGGCGCAGAGTGAGGGGATCGCGACGCAGGCGCCACTGCCGTCGAATTCCCAGCCGTGGTAGGGGCAGGCCAGGCGGCCGTCGCGGCAGCGGCCCTTCGAGAGTTCCACCGCGCGGTGCGGGCAGCGGTCGAGCAAGGCGGTGGGCCTGCCATCGGCGCCGCGGAAGAGCACCAGGCGATCGCCGAGTATTTCCCGGGCCAGGGGCTGCTCTCCGAGCTCTCGGTCTTCCGCCGCGATGTACCAGTAGCCACGCATGGGTCGCACCTCGTCTCTGGATTCTAGCACCCGCCCTCGCGCCGTGCGGCCCCCTGGCCGCTTGCCCCGCGCCCACGGAAGCCCCGTGCGCCCCATCGCCATTCGGGGGGACCATTTGGGGCGATCGTCCGGCGGCCGGGCCCACGCGCTCATTGAGGAATTTAACCCACCCGCTGGCCCAGGCTGTTTGAGTGTAAACTCAGATATGACGTGGCCTGCAAAGCCGGCTGGGGGATGCCCCCGGCGTGCCGTCGCCCTGCTTCCGTGAAAGGATCGCATTTCGTGACCTCGACCCGTTCCCGCCTGATGCCATCACTGGCCCTGGCCCTTGCCCTGCTTGGCTGCAGCACCCCGCTGGCCGGCATCAACCTCACCGGCGCGCCGGCTGCCGTGCCGGCCGTCCCCGCTGCGGTGCCCAGCATCGCCGAGCCCGCTGGCATTGCCCCCGCCGCGCCTGTCGCCACGTCCGCGCCGCCGATGGCCGTCGATGGTCGCGTGCGTCTGCAGGGCAGCGTCTTGCTGCAAGACACGCCCATTGCGGATGCCAGCCTGACCGCCATCGACCTGGCGACGGGCAAGGCCATTGCCCTCAAGCCCTGGACCGACGCCGGCGGCGGCAGCGCGGGGGCCACCCTGCGCACCGACGCCCAGGGCGCCTTCGAGCTGGAACTGCCCAAGCTGGCGGCCGACCAGGTGGTCAAGCTGGTCGCCGTCAGCGGCGGCCAGACCTACACCGCCCTGTTCGACAGCCGCGGCCGCGCCATCGGGGGCTCCCCCAGCGCCGGCGCCAAGTACGTGCTGAAACAGGGCCAGGCCACCCTGGTCACGATCCTGGTGCGCCTGACGGCCGCCAGCACGGCTGCCTCCAAGGCCTTCGAAGGCGTGCTGAAGCTGCAATTCCAGCTGCCCGCCGAGCAGGTCGTAGCCAACCTGAACCAGGTCATCGATGCCGCCCAGAAAGCCGCCACCGAGCTTGAGACGGCCTTGGCCAGGAAGCCTCAAATGGCCAGAAGCTTGGTCAACGCCGTCGGCGCGCAGGGCGAGATCGGCGACATCGACAAGTTCCGCACGGCGATCGCCAACCTCGGCGTGTTCGACACTTTGTTCAAGTTGGTTGAGGCGGAATTCAAGACCGTCATGGCCAAGCAACTGACGGCCCGGCAAGATGCCGAGGCCATCACGGCCGAAGATTTTCCGCTCGACCGCGTGACCATCACCCAGGGAGGGGGACTCGTTTTCGGTGATATCCCAACGCCCATTCAGATGGGCGGGGCCGTGACCCAGCACTTCGTGCCGACGCCCGCGCGCGGGGGCGGCCGTTCCATCGTGGCCAAGGCACCCCCTGTGTTCTTGCCCAAGTTGACGAGATTCAACACGCCCGGCACCGGCGGCAGTGGGGTGGATGGGGTGGCCTTCTTGCGTGGCCTCGGCACCGTGCTGGTGGCCCACTACACCCACTTCAAGAAGCTGAACCTGAGCACCCAAACGCAAGCAGACCTCGGGCTAGGACTCACGCAGAATCACACGGGCGTTACCCAGACACGAAACCTGGCCAGCCAGACCGTCTATGTCAGTGGGGGGGATCGGGGACAGTTTATTTACTGGTACGAGCCAAGTGGAAATGCGCCCGCCACGGGTATCTTCACGACCCTTCCGACTAACGTGAATATGGGCGGGACCTTTGCCCTCGCAGCCACCAGTTCTCGAGTCTATCTGGTGCCTTACGGCAGTGGTAATCAAACCATGCGCGTTTTTCCCCAGTCCGATCCAAGCGCCAGTCGTGTCGTGCAGGCGAACGGGGCGACCGTGACGGTCAACAATGCGTGGTCGATGGCGGTCGATGACCACCCCTCATCGCCCACCATTTTTTATGGAACCCAATCCGGCGAGGTGTTGGTGGTCCGGGATGGTGGCGCCACTGCACCACTCACCCTGGCTCAGTTTACGGGCTTCGAAATACGCGGTCTGGCCCTTGCCGGCCCCACCCTCTTCGTGTCCTTGTTCAACAATTCAAACCAGGACGACAAGCTGATGGCCTTGAATGTGAGCCAGACCCCTGTCAGTTCTTATGTGCTGCTAGCCCAAACCGGCACGGCCATTGCGACGTCGACGGATTTCGATAATCCTCGGGGGCTCTCGCTGGAACTGGACAGCGGGGGAGCACCCGTGAACCTTTATATGGGTGCACAAAACGACCGAGTGTTACGACTCCAGTTCGGTAGCCTCTGACCATCGCTTCGCGATCATCGCGGCCGTTGCTCGCTCTCCGGGGATGGCGCCTTCGTCAGCGGATTGGAACCGGCATCGAACACATGTGGCCCTGCCGCCGCTGTGGCGATCTTCGCGGCGTGGCCACCAGCGCCCCGGCAGCCCGAGTGCCCGTGCCTCGAACAGAAGCTCTTTTCGGCGACAGCTCCCTGGGGCTGAGCTCCCTGAAGTCCTGTGGCTGGAGCGAGGGAAGCGTCGGCGTTTCTTAGCGCTGCGCTTAACCTGCCATTAAGGTGAGCTCGGGCAAGTTGTGCCGGTCGTGGCGGATATTCAGTAAAGGATCAGCAAAGAGCAGATGAAAACCTAGTAAAAAAGGGAGACGCCATGCGGTTGGACTCGTTCAAGAATCACGGTGCCTATCAACGCGAGAGTGAGGCGCTGGTGCGTCGCTACGACCGCAACGGCAATCAAGCCCTCGAACGCGATGAGGTCAGCCGCGATCACTTCTTGCGGCGCGACGTGGAGACGACCACCAACCGGGTCTCCCAGCACTACGTGGTGGCGACCACCCGCGAGGTGGAACGCTTTGTCCGCATCGAGGTCGAGGCCTGGCGGCGCGCCGACCTGAATGGCGATGGGCGCCTGACGTCCGACGAGATGCTCAAAGCCTATGAGCAGCAGCGCGACCGCAATGGCAATGGTGACCTTGG containing:
- a CDS encoding amidohydrolase family protein; this encodes MSEPSARIPRIDLHVHLAGLGGGAPGCHISPRMARSLAFKALERVIGVDTRDALGATEHFAARLVAFAESSEEIDYVAAFALDGVYTGGGELDLAQSHLFVPNAWTFQVCRRSPRLLPVISVNPQRKDALTELQRWGPDAVALKWLGPLQKFDPTAAAHARFYDALKELGLPVIAHSGCEHTFPGMVQRLGNPLLYETLLQRGIPVVFSHCGTGSWLFPGHDYSAEFIQLLERYPHAYGDTSAFASLVRRSQIRRFAASRYIDRILHGSDWPIPSSALVFLPELGFNRVFGLERDRHPLDRDARTKRAMGLPDSVFTGAWQLLAPRIQHWLQVRTSWLNGAAGPGGLLAR
- a CDS encoding aromatic ring-hydroxylating dioxygenase subunit alpha; the encoded protein is MRGYWYIAAEDRELGEQPLAREILGDRLVLFRGADGRPTALLDRCPHRAVELSKGRCRDGRLACPYHGWEFDGSGACVAIPSLCAGEAIPAAARTPAYPTREQDGYIWVYLGAQPGEPPPEGVMPFAFPHRGEAGWAHARLQTSIPNAVENVIENFIDCPHTGYVHGGLFRTPASHGARTVVRAVPDGVVIEIDEDQQTDSLLGRLLVPRGETVRHQDRFYLPATVQVAYHFGPRKSVIGFQLCTPVNAHETKVYVYLTWRLGWLTPLLKPFMPWVGQIVLQQDMGVLVNQGEVLRRGETRFVSCPADTANLWIRAARERAGRGEAQPARETRVEFRL